In one Nocardioides sp. NBC_00368 genomic region, the following are encoded:
- a CDS encoding ATP-binding protein translates to MLGEAQRRQARGTDVVVGFVETHDRSNTARQIEGLEVIPRREIGYRGATFTELDVEAVIARDPKVVCVDELAHTNVPGSRHTKRAQDVEQIRAAGIDVITTVNIQHLESLNDEVERITGVRQQETVPDDVVRTADMIHLVDMAPQALRRRMAHGNVYKPENIDASLTSYFRVGNLTALRELALLWLADRVDDALGDYRREHQISHPWPTKERIVVAVTGGPESETLLRRGARLCQRAKGSELVAVHVVSSDGLARSTSDLPRSQALTRSLGGTFHTVIGDDPATAIVDFAIGANATMIIVGVSRHGRVRRLFTGSTGDRIATAAGSIDVHLVTHEHAGAGVRLRRPRSALGRSRRLAGWVAAVLLPFALLGGLYLVPAEDRNAQLPVASLLMTGVIVAVALIGGRWASAVAAMIGAGLLNFFFTQPYFELTVQSHHNILALAVFLTMALSVAGVVDQAARRSEEAARARAEASTIGALSRSVLTGQDTAEAIVDRVRESFGQRSVALLRASASGWHRLAGVGEDPATEPGTGDTEVRVDDDHVIVLRGDPLRAADQRVLDAFAVQTSLVLEYRRLRDQADRALALERAEQTSTSLLRAVSHDLRTPLATMRAALDGLLASRVPEEDRKELVDSAATSADQLEALIDNLLDLSRVEAGLVHPAMRDVSLEESLPLAVAGLPPGSIAFDVAEDTPLVRTDSGLLERIVANLVSNAVRAAGQGPRPGEPVRVLAHETPETVEVMIVDRGPGVPEEQRERMFEPFQRLDDTSPDGLGLGLAVAKGLSEALGIRLSAEDTPGGGLTMVVAVPRARGEE, encoded by the coding sequence ATGCTCGGGGAGGCGCAGCGGCGCCAGGCCCGGGGGACCGACGTGGTCGTCGGGTTCGTCGAGACCCATGACCGCAGCAACACCGCCCGGCAGATCGAGGGGCTCGAGGTGATCCCGCGCCGCGAGATCGGCTACCGCGGCGCGACCTTCACCGAGCTCGACGTGGAGGCCGTGATCGCCCGTGACCCGAAGGTGGTCTGCGTCGACGAGCTGGCCCACACCAATGTGCCCGGCAGCCGCCACACCAAGCGTGCCCAGGACGTCGAGCAGATCCGGGCGGCGGGGATCGACGTGATCACCACGGTCAACATCCAGCATCTGGAGTCGCTCAACGACGAGGTCGAGCGGATCACCGGCGTACGCCAGCAGGAGACCGTCCCCGACGATGTCGTACGCACCGCCGACATGATCCATCTGGTCGACATGGCGCCGCAGGCGCTGCGGCGAAGGATGGCCCACGGCAACGTCTACAAGCCGGAGAACATCGATGCCTCGCTGACCTCCTACTTCCGCGTCGGCAACCTGACCGCGTTGCGCGAGCTGGCGCTGCTGTGGCTGGCCGACCGGGTCGACGACGCCCTCGGCGACTACCGGCGCGAGCACCAGATCTCGCACCCGTGGCCCACCAAGGAGCGCATCGTGGTCGCGGTCACGGGCGGGCCGGAGTCGGAGACGCTGCTGCGGCGTGGGGCTCGGCTCTGCCAGCGGGCCAAGGGCTCCGAGCTGGTCGCGGTGCATGTCGTCTCGTCGGACGGGCTGGCTCGGTCGACCAGCGACCTGCCGCGGAGCCAGGCGCTCACCCGGTCGCTGGGCGGCACCTTCCACACCGTCATCGGGGACGATCCGGCCACCGCGATCGTCGACTTCGCCATCGGCGCCAACGCCACGATGATCATCGTCGGTGTCTCCCGGCACGGCAGGGTGCGGCGTCTGTTCACCGGCAGCACCGGCGACCGGATCGCGACCGCGGCGGGCAGCATCGACGTACACCTGGTGACCCACGAGCACGCCGGCGCAGGCGTACGCCTCCGGCGGCCCCGATCGGCTCTGGGCCGTTCGCGGCGGCTGGCGGGATGGGTCGCCGCGGTGCTGCTGCCGTTCGCGCTGCTCGGTGGGCTCTACCTGGTGCCCGCCGAGGACCGCAACGCCCAGCTCCCTGTGGCCAGCCTGCTGATGACCGGGGTGATCGTGGCGGTGGCGCTCATCGGTGGCCGGTGGGCATCGGCGGTGGCCGCCATGATCGGCGCTGGGCTGTTGAACTTCTTCTTCACCCAGCCCTACTTCGAGCTCACCGTGCAGAGCCATCACAACATCCTCGCGCTGGCGGTCTTCCTGACGATGGCGCTGTCCGTGGCCGGGGTCGTCGACCAGGCGGCGCGGCGTTCGGAGGAGGCGGCACGAGCGCGCGCCGAGGCGTCGACGATCGGTGCCCTGTCGAGGTCGGTGCTCACCGGGCAGGACACTGCGGAGGCGATCGTCGACCGCGTCCGCGAGAGCTTCGGGCAGCGGTCGGTGGCTCTCCTGCGGGCGAGCGCGTCGGGGTGGCACCGGCTGGCCGGGGTCGGCGAGGATCCGGCGACTGAGCCGGGCACCGGTGACACCGAGGTCCGGGTCGACGACGACCATGTGATCGTGCTGCGCGGTGACCCGCTCCGGGCGGCGGACCAGCGGGTGCTGGACGCGTTCGCCGTCCAGACGTCGCTGGTGCTGGAGTATCGCCGGCTGCGCGACCAGGCAGACCGTGCGCTCGCTCTGGAGCGGGCCGAGCAGACCTCGACCTCGCTGCTCCGAGCGGTCTCCCACGACCTGCGTACACCGCTGGCCACGATGCGGGCCGCCCTCGACGGCCTGCTGGCGAGCCGGGTGCCCGAGGAGGACCGTAAGGAGCTGGTCGACTCGGCCGCCACCTCCGCCGACCAGCTCGAGGCGCTCATCGACAACCTCCTCGATCTCTCCCGTGTCGAGGCCGGCCTGGTCCACCCCGCGATGCGGGACGTCAGCCTCGAGGAGTCGCTGCCGCTGGCGGTCGCCGGCCTGCCGCCGGGATCGATCGCGTTCGACGTCGCCGAGGACACCCCGCTCGTACGCACCGACTCGGGGTTGCTGGAGCGGATCGTCGCCAATCTGGTGAGCAACGCCGTGCGAGCCGCCGGTCAGGGGCCCCGCCCCGGCGAGCCGGTACGCGTCCTCGCCCACGAGACCCCGGAGACTGTGGAGGTGATGATCGTCGATCGCGGACCAGGGGTGCCCGAGGAGCAGCGGGAGCGGATGTTCGAGCCCTTCCAGCGCCTCGACGACACCTCTCCGGACGGGCTGGGGCTCGGTCTGGCCGTGGCCAAAGGGCTGAGCGAGGCACTCGGGATCAGGCTGTCCGCCGAGGACACCCCCGGCGGTGGCCTGACCATGGTCGTCGCGGTGCCGCGAGCGAGGGGCGAGGAATGA
- the kdpC gene encoding potassium-transporting ATPase subunit KdpC, with the protein MSDLFALLRHSLAGLRVLIAATLLCGLLYPLVVTGVAQAAFGWRADGSLVTETGERTNDPAEAVGSALIGQRNDDEGLFYPRPSAAGDGWDTLSTYGSNLGPEDPDLVKAIRERQREIAAREGVPVDQVPADAVTTSASGIDPDISPAYAALQVSRVARANGLSEEEVTALVAEHTDGRTLGFLGEPRVNVLELNIAVRAQRVE; encoded by the coding sequence ATGTCAGATCTCTTCGCACTGCTACGCCACTCGCTCGCCGGGCTCCGCGTGCTCATCGCCGCGACCCTGCTGTGCGGTCTCCTCTATCCGCTGGTGGTCACCGGCGTCGCCCAGGCGGCTTTCGGCTGGCGTGCCGACGGCTCCCTGGTGACCGAGACCGGTGAGCGCACCAACGACCCCGCCGAGGCGGTCGGCTCGGCCCTGATCGGCCAGCGCAACGACGACGAGGGGCTCTTCTACCCCCGTCCCAGCGCGGCCGGCGACGGCTGGGACACGCTGTCCACCTACGGCTCCAACCTCGGCCCGGAGGACCCGGACCTGGTCAAGGCGATCCGGGAGCGCCAGCGCGAGATCGCCGCGCGCGAAGGCGTACCTGTCGACCAGGTCCCCGCCGACGCCGTCACCACCTCAGCATCCGGCATCGACCCGGACATCTCGCCGGCTTACGCAGCCCTGCAGGTGTCCCGGGTGGCCCGCGCCAACGGGCTCTCGGAGGAGGAGGTGACGGCGCTGGTGGCCGAGCACACCGACGGTCGAACCCTCGGGTTCCTCGGTGAACCGCGGGTCAACGTGCTCGAGCTCAACATCGCGGTGCGCGCACAGAGGGTTGAATAG
- the kdpA gene encoding potassium-transporting ATPase subunit KdpA, producing the protein MNATLAAVLQILALVAALALSVPSLGRYLAHLYTSPRHLRAETVAYRVLKVDADADQHWRSYAMSVLGFSLVGILFLFAFGRLQSVLPLDGDFGPLPSDGAWNTAVSFVTNTNWQWYSGEAAAGHLIQMAGLAVQNFVSAAVGLSVAAAFARGLARTRNQGRIGNFWVDLVRTTLRVLLPAAFVVAIVLVAAGAVQNLHPVHEMTTLTGGGQALTGGPVASQEAIKELGTNGGGFYNVNSAHPFENPNPFTNLLEIWALLVLPFSMAWAFGLIVRDRRQGGAVLATMGVLLTVGVTLLTWAEMAGPGTAPQLAGAAMEGKETRFGEAATALFAAATTGTSTGAVNGMHESLTAPGGGVALFGMMLGEIAPGGVGSGLYGMLMLAVVTVFLCGLMVGRTPEYLGKKISRDEMVLVAVYILTTPILVLVGAAIAVTAPAGLAGLSADGPHGLSEALYAVTSASNNNGSAFAGITSGTPFWNTLLGLLMLLGRFVPMVFVLALAGRFASANRLPDNAGTLPTHRPLFVGLLTGVALVVVGLTFVPALMLGPIVESLS; encoded by the coding sequence ATGAACGCCACGCTCGCGGCCGTGCTGCAGATCCTGGCCCTGGTCGCGGCGCTGGCGCTCAGCGTGCCGTCTCTGGGCCGCTACCTCGCCCACCTCTACACCAGCCCCCGGCACCTGCGCGCCGAGACCGTGGCCTACCGCGTCCTCAAGGTGGACGCCGACGCCGACCAGCACTGGCGCTCCTACGCGATGTCGGTCCTCGGCTTCTCACTGGTCGGGATCTTGTTCCTCTTCGCCTTCGGCCGCCTGCAGAGCGTGCTGCCGCTCGACGGCGACTTCGGCCCGCTGCCCAGCGACGGGGCCTGGAACACCGCGGTCTCGTTCGTGACCAATACCAACTGGCAGTGGTACTCAGGCGAGGCCGCTGCCGGCCACCTGATCCAGATGGCCGGGCTGGCAGTGCAGAACTTCGTCTCCGCCGCCGTCGGTCTCTCCGTCGCCGCCGCCTTCGCCCGCGGTCTGGCCCGCACGCGCAACCAGGGGAGGATCGGCAACTTCTGGGTCGACCTGGTGCGTACGACCCTGCGGGTGCTCCTGCCGGCGGCGTTCGTCGTCGCGATCGTGCTGGTCGCGGCGGGCGCAGTGCAGAACCTGCACCCGGTGCACGAGATGACCACGCTGACCGGTGGCGGCCAGGCCCTGACCGGTGGCCCCGTTGCGAGCCAGGAGGCGATCAAGGAGCTCGGCACCAACGGCGGCGGGTTCTACAACGTCAACTCCGCCCACCCCTTCGAGAACCCCAACCCGTTCACCAACCTGCTCGAGATCTGGGCGCTCCTCGTGCTGCCGTTCTCGATGGCCTGGGCGTTCGGCCTGATCGTCAGGGACAGGCGTCAAGGTGGCGCGGTCCTGGCCACGATGGGTGTGCTCCTCACGGTCGGCGTCACGCTGCTGACCTGGGCCGAGATGGCTGGTCCAGGCACCGCCCCGCAGCTCGCCGGAGCGGCGATGGAGGGCAAGGAGACCCGCTTCGGCGAGGCCGCCACGGCACTCTTCGCCGCGGCCACCACCGGCACCTCGACCGGCGCCGTCAACGGCATGCACGAGAGCCTGACCGCGCCCGGCGGCGGTGTCGCCCTGTTCGGGATGATGCTGGGCGAGATCGCGCCGGGCGGCGTCGGCTCGGGGCTCTACGGCATGCTCATGCTCGCCGTGGTCACGGTCTTCCTGTGCGGCCTGATGGTGGGACGTACGCCTGAATACCTCGGGAAGAAGATCAGCCGCGACGAGATGGTGCTGGTCGCGGTCTACATCCTGACCACGCCGATCCTGGTGCTGGTGGGCGCGGCGATCGCGGTGACGGCTCCGGCGGGGTTGGCCGGCCTCTCGGCCGACGGTCCGCACGGCCTCTCCGAGGCGTTGTACGCCGTCACCAGCGCCTCCAACAACAACGGCTCGGCCTTCGCGGGGATCACCTCGGGCACCCCTTTCTGGAACACGCTGCTCGGGTTGCTGATGCTGCTGGGCCGGTTCGTGCCGATGGTCTTCGTCCTCGCCCTCGCCGGCCGGTTCGCGTCCGCCAACCGGCTGCCGGACAACGCCGGCACGCTCCCCACCCACCGCCCGCTCTTCGTCGGCCTGCTGACCGGCGTCGCGCTGGTCGTGGTCGGCCTGACCTTCGTCCCGGCCCTCATGCTGGGCCCGATCGTGGAGTCCCTGTCATGA
- a CDS encoding potassium channel family protein, protein MARKDTTNGGVAVLGLGRFGSALALELVEEGEEVLAADMNPRTVQEHAGLLTHVVEADSTSEDAMRGLGLSEFGTVVVAIGTDIEASILTASVAVHLGVRNVWAKAISEPHARILKQIGVDNVVRPEHDMGQRVAHLVRGRMLDYIEFDDGYVFVKTRPPAVLHNRSLSGVGVRQNYGVTVVGVKPAGGKFTYTTPDTVIRPDDHIVVSGPQLKVEAFARL, encoded by the coding sequence TTGGCTAGGAAAGACACCACCAACGGCGGCGTCGCCGTGCTCGGGCTCGGGCGGTTCGGCAGCGCGCTGGCGCTCGAGCTCGTCGAGGAGGGCGAGGAGGTGCTCGCCGCCGACATGAACCCGCGGACGGTGCAGGAGCATGCCGGTCTGCTCACCCACGTGGTCGAGGCGGACAGCACGAGCGAGGACGCGATGCGGGGACTCGGTCTGAGCGAGTTCGGCACCGTGGTCGTGGCCATCGGCACCGACATCGAGGCGAGCATCCTCACCGCGTCGGTCGCGGTCCACCTCGGCGTACGCAACGTCTGGGCCAAGGCGATCAGCGAGCCCCACGCCCGGATCCTCAAGCAGATCGGGGTGGACAACGTGGTCCGTCCCGAGCACGACATGGGGCAGCGCGTCGCCCACCTCGTGCGCGGGCGGATGCTCGACTACATCGAGTTCGACGACGGCTACGTCTTCGTCAAGACCCGGCCGCCTGCGGTGCTGCACAACCGCAGCCTCTCCGGCGTCGGCGTGCGCCAGAACTACGGGGTGACCGTCGTCGGGGTGAAGCCCGCAGGCGGCAAGTTCACCTACACGACACCGGACACCGTGATCCGCCCCGACGACCACATCGTCGTCTCCGGACCGCAGCTCAAGGTCGAGGCCTTCGCCCGGCTCTAG
- the corA gene encoding magnesium/cobalt transporter CorA, producing the protein MSERPFKSLRALTRQRRSDPPKVPPTTSPQGGGGRSSMPTPVTRGSMIDSAVYVGGDRVDSPSTLADTYRSLHEHDDAMAWIGLYQPNQHELASLAEEFGLHELAVEDAILAHQRPKIERYDDTLFVVLRAAWYVDETEDIDFGELHLFIGPDFVLTVRHGAQPDLSPVRRRMESNPDLLRLGPEAVLYAILDRVVDGYAPVVAGLANDIDEIETEMFRGDTQVSRRIYELSREVVEFQRATRPLLGVVRSLAAGFSKYRTDEELQRYLRDVEDHVIGTVEQIDEFRNLLRDILTVNATLVAQQQNEEMKALSELSVQQNDEVKKISGWAAILFAPTLVGTVYGMNFEFMPELQWRYGYFMALGLMLTVNVVLYILFRRRNWI; encoded by the coding sequence ATGTCCGAGCGCCCGTTCAAGTCCCTGCGCGCCCTCACCAGGCAGCGCCGTTCCGACCCGCCGAAGGTTCCGCCGACGACCTCGCCGCAGGGTGGGGGTGGCCGGTCCTCGATGCCGACGCCGGTGACTCGCGGCAGCATGATCGACAGCGCCGTCTACGTCGGCGGCGACCGTGTCGACTCACCCTCGACGCTGGCCGACACCTACCGCTCGCTCCACGAGCACGACGACGCGATGGCCTGGATCGGTCTCTACCAGCCCAACCAGCACGAGCTGGCCTCGCTGGCCGAGGAGTTCGGCCTGCACGAGCTCGCTGTGGAGGATGCGATCCTGGCCCACCAGCGGCCGAAGATCGAGCGCTACGACGACACCCTGTTCGTGGTCCTGCGCGCGGCCTGGTACGTCGACGAGACCGAGGACATCGACTTCGGTGAGCTCCACCTGTTCATCGGCCCCGACTTCGTGCTCACCGTGCGTCACGGCGCCCAGCCCGACCTCTCCCCCGTACGCCGCCGGATGGAGAGCAACCCGGATCTGCTGCGGCTCGGCCCGGAGGCGGTGCTGTACGCCATCCTCGACCGCGTCGTCGACGGCTACGCGCCGGTCGTGGCCGGACTCGCCAACGACATCGACGAGATCGAGACCGAGATGTTCCGCGGCGACACCCAGGTGTCCCGCCGTATCTACGAGCTCTCCCGCGAGGTGGTCGAGTTCCAGCGGGCGACCCGCCCCCTGCTTGGTGTCGTACGCTCCCTGGCCGCCGGATTCTCCAAGTACCGCACCGACGAGGAGCTGCAGCGCTACCTGCGCGACGTCGAGGACCACGTGATCGGCACCGTCGAGCAGATCGACGAGTTCCGCAACCTGCTGCGCGACATCCTCACCGTCAACGCCACCCTGGTCGCCCAGCAGCAGAACGAGGAGATGAAGGCGCTCAGCGAGCTCAGCGTGCAGCAGAACGACGAGGTCAAGAAGATCTCCGGCTGGGCGGCCATCCTGTTCGCTCCCACGCTGGTCGGCACGGTCTACGGGATGAACTTCGAGTTCATGCCCGA
- the kdpB gene encoding potassium-transporting ATPase subunit KdpB, giving the protein MTQTPVRTPEEHTEHHARVEAAPSVLTVTQIAEAVPGALRKLDPRKLVATPVMLVVEIGAAATTVMSLLDPSVMGWLVTVWLWLTVVFGALAESVAEGRGKAQAASLRALQTETTARRLRGGAGGVEELVASTDLRTGDVVVVEAGERIPGDGDVIDGVASVDESAVTGESAPVIRESGGDRSAVTGGTLVLSDRIVVRITSDPGHSFVDRMIALVEGSQRQRTPNEIALNVLLTSLTVIFVVVCWSLYYLAGYSGAHQSWLVLTALLVCLIPTTIGALLSAIGIAGMDRLVRRNVLAMSGRAVEAAGDVDVLLLDKTGTITYGNRQAYEIIQVTGTTLTGAENAAVLASLSDQTPEGRSILTLVGRSMGGPAEATTVEFSAMTRMSGLDSPGLSVRKGAASAVAAWVEEHGGQVPPETAVIVAEIAESGGTPLVVAEHRNGDPARVLGVVHLKDVVKDGIRERFDELRAMGIKTVMITGDNAATAAAIAEEAGVDDFLAEATPEDKLALIRREQRGGRMVAMCGDGTNDAPALAQADVGVAMNTGTTAAKEAGNMVDLDSDPTKLIDVVEIGKQLLITRGALTTFSVANDVAKYFAILPAMFVGVFPALDVLNIMRLSSPESAIVSAVVFNALIIIALIPLALRGVRYRPSSASALLRRNLLLYGVGGLIVPFVGIKLLDLVVSLIPGL; this is encoded by the coding sequence ATGACCCAGACCCCGGTACGTACCCCTGAAGAACACACGGAGCACCACGCCCGTGTCGAGGCCGCGCCCTCGGTGCTCACAGTCACGCAGATCGCCGAGGCGGTGCCCGGTGCACTGCGCAAGCTAGATCCTCGCAAGCTGGTGGCGACCCCCGTCATGCTCGTGGTCGAGATCGGCGCGGCCGCCACGACCGTCATGTCGCTCCTCGACCCGTCGGTGATGGGCTGGCTGGTCACCGTGTGGCTGTGGCTCACCGTCGTCTTCGGCGCGTTGGCGGAGTCGGTCGCCGAGGGCCGCGGCAAGGCGCAGGCGGCCTCGCTCCGCGCGCTGCAGACCGAGACCACCGCGCGACGCCTGCGCGGCGGTGCCGGAGGGGTCGAGGAGCTCGTCGCCTCCACCGACCTGCGCACGGGTGACGTGGTCGTGGTCGAGGCCGGTGAGCGGATCCCGGGCGACGGCGACGTCATCGACGGCGTCGCCAGCGTCGACGAGTCGGCCGTGACCGGCGAGTCGGCTCCGGTGATCCGCGAGTCCGGTGGCGACCGGTCCGCGGTCACCGGCGGCACCCTGGTCCTCTCGGACCGGATCGTCGTCCGGATCACCTCCGACCCGGGCCACTCCTTCGTGGACCGGATGATCGCCCTGGTCGAGGGCTCGCAGCGGCAGCGTACGCCGAACGAGATCGCGCTCAACGTGCTGCTGACCAGCTTGACCGTCATCTTCGTGGTGGTCTGCTGGAGCCTCTACTACCTGGCCGGATACTCCGGCGCCCACCAGTCCTGGCTGGTCCTGACCGCGCTGCTGGTCTGCCTGATCCCGACCACCATCGGCGCCCTGCTGAGCGCGATCGGCATCGCCGGCATGGACCGGCTCGTCCGCCGCAACGTGCTGGCGATGTCGGGGCGGGCCGTCGAGGCGGCCGGCGACGTGGATGTGCTCCTGCTCGACAAGACCGGCACGATCACGTACGGCAACCGGCAGGCGTACGAGATCATCCAGGTCACCGGCACCACGCTCACCGGCGCCGAGAACGCCGCGGTCCTGGCCAGTCTCTCCGACCAGACCCCCGAGGGCCGCAGCATCCTCACGCTCGTGGGCCGTTCCATGGGTGGGCCGGCGGAGGCCACGACGGTGGAGTTCTCGGCCATGACCCGGATGTCCGGCCTGGACAGCCCCGGCCTGAGCGTACGCAAGGGGGCGGCCTCCGCGGTGGCGGCCTGGGTCGAGGAGCACGGCGGTCAGGTGCCCCCGGAGACCGCGGTGATCGTCGCGGAGATCGCCGAGAGCGGTGGCACCCCGCTCGTGGTGGCCGAGCACCGCAACGGCGACCCGGCACGGGTGCTGGGCGTCGTACACCTCAAGGACGTCGTCAAGGACGGCATCCGCGAGCGCTTCGACGAGCTGCGCGCGATGGGCATCAAGACGGTGATGATCACCGGCGACAACGCCGCCACCGCAGCCGCCATCGCCGAGGAGGCGGGCGTCGACGACTTCCTCGCCGAGGCGACCCCGGAGGACAAGCTCGCGCTGATCCGGCGCGAACAGCGTGGCGGGCGAATGGTCGCGATGTGCGGCGACGGCACCAACGACGCGCCCGCGCTCGCGCAGGCCGATGTCGGCGTCGCGATGAACACGGGGACGACCGCGGCCAAGGAGGCCGGCAACATGGTCGACCTCGACTCCGACCCGACCAAGCTGATCGACGTGGTCGAGATCGGCAAGCAGCTGCTGATCACCAGGGGCGCGTTGACCACCTTCTCGGTGGCCAACGACGTCGCGAAGTACTTCGCGATCCTGCCGGCGATGTTCGTCGGGGTGTTCCCGGCGCTGGACGTCCTCAACATCATGCGGCTGTCCTCGCCGGAGTCGGCCATCGTCTCTGCGGTCGTCTTCAACGCGCTGATCATCATCGCGCTGATCCCGCTGGCGCTGCGCGGCGTCCGCTACCGGCCGTCCTCGGCCTCGGCACTGCTGCGCCGCAACCTGCTGCTCTACGGGGTCGGTGGCCTGATCGTGCCGTTCGTCGGCATCAAGCTGCTCGACCTCGTCGTCTCCCTCATCCCAGGACTGTGA
- a CDS encoding TrkH family potassium uptake protein gives MPTTSPTRRARRGKVLLRHPSQIVAVGFAATILLGTLLLMLPVARTEPGHAPFLTALFTSTSAVCVTGLVVVDTPTYWSTFGEVTILGLIQVGGIGIMTLASMLALVVFRRLGLRFRLTAAVEHTSSGLGDVRSVIKGVVGISLVIELIIAIPLTLRFWLGYDSTLRRAAYDGVFHSISAFNNAGFALRSDNLMSFVDDPWICLPIAVAVIAGGLGFPVWLELLQRTKVRMWSLHTKMTVTGTIGLLIIGTVFFTAVEWSNPDTLGALSTPGKMLAGFFQSTMTRTAGFNSLDYEQMHEGTLLGADVLMLIGGGSAGTAGGLKVTTFLLLFFVIVAEVRGQREVEAFDRRIDPRAVRQALTVALLSVGFVVSGTIALLHLVDAPTHRVLFEAVSAFATVGLSANLTYDVPAGGQIVLIAMMFVGRIGPITLVSALALRDRERLHRFPEGRPLIG, from the coding sequence GTGCCGACGACCTCCCCTACCCGCCGAGCGCGCCGCGGAAAGGTGCTGCTGCGCCATCCGAGCCAGATCGTGGCGGTCGGGTTCGCGGCGACGATCCTGCTCGGCACGCTGCTCCTGATGCTTCCGGTGGCGCGCACCGAGCCCGGACACGCACCGTTCCTGACGGCGCTGTTCACCTCGACCAGCGCGGTCTGCGTCACCGGTCTGGTGGTGGTCGACACCCCGACGTACTGGTCGACGTTCGGCGAGGTCACGATCCTCGGGCTCATCCAGGTCGGCGGGATCGGGATCATGACCCTCGCCTCGATGCTGGCGCTGGTCGTCTTCCGCCGGCTCGGCCTGCGATTCCGGCTCACCGCAGCCGTCGAGCACACCAGCTCCGGTCTCGGCGACGTACGCAGCGTCATCAAGGGCGTGGTCGGCATCAGCCTGGTCATCGAGCTGATCATCGCGATCCCGCTGACGCTGCGGTTCTGGCTGGGCTACGACTCCACGCTGCGACGAGCCGCCTACGACGGGGTCTTCCACTCGATCTCGGCCTTCAACAACGCCGGGTTCGCGCTGCGCTCCGACAACCTGATGAGCTTCGTGGACGACCCCTGGATCTGCCTGCCCATCGCCGTCGCCGTGATCGCCGGCGGCCTCGGGTTCCCGGTGTGGCTCGAGCTGCTGCAGCGTACGAAGGTGCGGATGTGGAGCCTGCACACGAAGATGACCGTCACGGGCACCATCGGGTTGCTGATCATCGGCACGGTGTTCTTCACCGCGGTCGAGTGGAGCAACCCCGACACCCTGGGTGCGCTGAGCACACCGGGGAAGATGCTGGCCGGCTTCTTCCAGAGCACCATGACGCGTACAGCCGGGTTCAACAGCCTCGACTACGAGCAGATGCACGAGGGCACGCTGCTCGGCGCGGACGTGCTGATGCTCATCGGCGGCGGATCGGCGGGCACGGCGGGCGGCCTCAAGGTCACCACGTTCCTGCTGCTCTTCTTCGTGATCGTCGCCGAGGTGCGCGGCCAGCGCGAGGTCGAGGCGTTCGACCGGCGCATCGACCCGCGGGCCGTCCGCCAGGCGCTCACGGTCGCGCTGCTCTCGGTCGGCTTCGTGGTCTCCGGCACCATCGCGCTGCTGCACCTGGTCGACGCACCCACCCACCGGGTGCTCTTCGAGGCCGTCTCGGCCTTCGCCACGGTGGGCCTGTCGGCCAACCTCACCTACGACGTGCCCGCTGGCGGCCAGATCGTCCTCATCGCGATGATGTTCGTCGGCAGGATCGGCCCGATCACCCTCGTCTCCGCCCTGGCGCTCCGCGACCGCGAGCGTCTGCACCGCTTCCCGGAAGGACGGCCTCTCATTGGCTAG
- a CDS encoding response regulator transcription factor has translation MSRVLVVDDEPALLRALAINLRAAGWEVETATDGRSALAAAAEARPDVVLLDLGLPDLDGTEVIEGLRGWTQVPVVVLSARQHGDDKIEALDLGADDYVTKPFAMNELMARLRAAVRRSQESAPPAATTLSVGDLEIDFARKRVHKAGSDVRLTPTEWSFLELLARNVGRLVPREQILKEVWGPAYAKETHYLRVYAAQLRRKLEDDPSHPRFLVTTAGVGYTLEPGA, from the coding sequence ATGAGTCGCGTACTCGTGGTCGACGACGAGCCGGCGCTGCTGCGCGCGCTCGCCATCAACCTGCGGGCCGCCGGGTGGGAGGTCGAGACGGCGACCGACGGGCGCTCGGCGCTCGCCGCGGCGGCGGAGGCGCGGCCCGACGTGGTCCTGCTCGACCTCGGGCTCCCGGACCTCGACGGCACCGAGGTGATCGAGGGGCTGCGGGGCTGGACCCAGGTGCCGGTGGTCGTGCTGTCCGCCCGGCAGCACGGCGACGACAAGATCGAGGCCCTCGACCTGGGCGCCGACGACTACGTCACCAAGCCGTTCGCGATGAACGAGCTGATGGCCAGGCTGCGGGCCGCGGTCCGGCGCTCCCAGGAGTCCGCGCCCCCGGCCGCGACCACGCTGAGCGTCGGCGACCTGGAGATCGACTTCGCCCGCAAGCGGGTGCACAAGGCGGGCTCGGACGTGCGCCTGACCCCGACGGAGTGGTCCTTCCTGGAGCTGCTCGCCCGCAACGTCGGGCGGCTGGTCCCGCGCGAGCAGATCCTCAAGGAGGTGTGGGGCCCGGCCTACGCCAAGGAGACCCACTACCTGCGCGTCTACGCCGCGCAGCTGCGCCGCAAGCTCGAGGACGATCCCTCCCACCCGCGCTTCCTGGTCACCACCGCCGGTGTCGGCTACACCCTCGAGCCGGGCGCCTGA